A genome region from Pseudomonas anguilliseptica includes the following:
- the purB gene encoding adenylosuccinate lyase, with the protein MQLSSLTAVSPVDGRYAGKTSALRPIFSEYGLIRFRVLVEVRWLQRLAAHEGVAEVAPFSAEANAVLNELADNFAVEHAERVKEIERTTNHDVKAVEYLLKEQAAKLPELDKVSEFIHFACTSEDINNLSHALMLREGRDGVLLPLMRQTAEAIRELAIRFADVPMLSRTHGQPASPTTLGKELANVVYRLERQIAQVAAVPLLGKINGAVGNYNAHLSAYPQIDWEANAKQFIEGDLGLQFNPYTTQIEPHDYIAELFDAIARFNTILIDFDRDIWGYISLGYFKQRTIAGEIGSSTMPHKVNPIDFENSEGNLGIANALFQHLASKLPISRWQRDLTDSTVLRNLGVGFAHSVIAYEASLKGISKLELNAQRIAEDLDACWEVLAEPIQTVMRRYAIENPYEKLKELTRGKGISPEALLSFIDGLDMPAEAKAELKLLTPASYIGNAVAQAKRI; encoded by the coding sequence ATGCAGCTTTCCTCGCTCACCGCGGTTTCCCCCGTTGATGGCCGCTATGCCGGCAAAACCAGCGCACTGCGCCCAATTTTCAGCGAATACGGTCTGATCCGTTTCCGCGTACTGGTTGAAGTGCGCTGGCTACAGCGCCTAGCCGCCCATGAAGGTGTTGCCGAAGTCGCGCCCTTCTCCGCCGAAGCCAACGCGGTGCTCAATGAACTGGCGGACAACTTCGCCGTTGAGCACGCCGAGCGCGTCAAGGAAATCGAGCGCACCACCAACCACGACGTCAAAGCCGTGGAGTACCTGCTCAAGGAACAAGCCGCCAAGCTGCCTGAGCTGGACAAAGTCAGCGAATTTATCCACTTCGCCTGCACCAGCGAGGACATCAATAACCTGTCCCACGCCCTGATGCTGCGTGAAGGCCGCGACGGCGTGCTGCTGCCACTGATGCGCCAGACAGCCGAAGCCATCCGCGAGTTGGCGATCAGATTCGCCGACGTGCCGATGCTCTCGCGCACCCACGGTCAACCGGCGTCGCCGACCACCCTGGGCAAGGAACTGGCCAACGTGGTCTACCGCCTGGAGCGCCAGATCGCCCAGGTTGCTGCCGTGCCGCTGCTGGGCAAGATCAATGGCGCCGTGGGCAACTACAACGCCCACCTGTCGGCCTACCCGCAGATAGACTGGGAAGCCAACGCCAAGCAATTCATCGAAGGTGACCTGGGTCTGCAGTTCAACCCCTACACCACGCAGATCGAGCCGCACGACTACATTGCCGAGCTGTTCGACGCGATTGCCCGCTTCAACACCATCCTGATCGACTTCGATCGCGATATCTGGGGCTATATCTCCCTGGGTTATTTCAAGCAGCGCACCATCGCTGGCGAAATCGGCTCCTCGACCATGCCGCACAAGGTCAACCCGATCGACTTCGAGAACTCCGAAGGCAACCTGGGTATAGCCAACGCACTGTTCCAGCACCTGGCCAGCAAACTGCCAATTTCACGCTGGCAGCGCGACCTGACCGACTCCACCGTGCTGCGCAACCTCGGTGTCGGCTTCGCTCACAGCGTTATCGCTTACGAAGCCAGCCTTAAAGGAATCAGCAAGTTGGAGCTCAATGCTCAACGGATTGCTGAAGATCTGGACGCCTGCTGGGAAGTGCTCGCAGAGCCGATCCAGACCGTGATGCGCCGCTACGCCATCGAAAACCCCTACGAGAAGCTCAAGGAGCTGACTCGCGGCAAGGGCATCAGCCCCGAAGCGCTACTGAGCTTTATCGATGGCCTGGACATGCCAGCAGAAGCCAAAGCCGAGCTGAAACTCCTGACCCCAGCCAGTTACATCGGCAACGCGGTCGCCCAGGCCAAGCGCATCTAA
- a CDS encoding cupin domain-containing protein produces MNPDTPLQLLGGLTAREFMRDYWQKKPLLVRQAIPDFESPISPDELAGLALEEEIESRLVIEHGAHPWELRRGPFAEDAFTDLPERDWTLLVQAVDQFVPEVAELLEEFKFLPKWRIDDVMVSFAVPGGGVGPHYDNYDVFLLQGYGKRRWQVGQQCNTDSPTLQHADLKILAEFVKTEEWVLEPGDMLYLPPLLAHCGTAEDDCMTYSVGFRAPSAAEVLTHFTDFLGQFLPDEERYSDADAQPTSDPTQIQRDALDRLKALLAEHMSDERLLMTWFGQFMTEPKYPELIAGIEIDEEGFLAGLENGAILIRNPSARMAWSEVGEDLVLFASGQSRLLSASLRELLKLVCSADALHIENLGAWLADDEGRNLLVELVKQGSLEFADE; encoded by the coding sequence ATGAATCCTGATACTCCGCTGCAACTGTTGGGTGGCCTGACAGCTCGTGAGTTCATGCGTGATTACTGGCAGAAGAAACCCTTGCTGGTACGCCAGGCCATCCCGGACTTCGAGAGTCCGATTTCGCCCGACGAGCTGGCTGGTCTGGCGCTGGAAGAAGAAATCGAATCGCGCCTGGTCATCGAACATGGCGCACATCCCTGGGAACTGCGCCGCGGCCCGTTCGCTGAAGACGCCTTTACCGATCTACCCGAGCGCGACTGGACCCTGCTGGTGCAGGCGGTCGACCAGTTTGTTCCGGAAGTGGCCGAGCTGCTGGAAGAGTTCAAGTTTCTGCCCAAGTGGCGCATCGATGACGTAATGGTCAGCTTCGCCGTACCGGGTGGCGGCGTGGGCCCGCACTACGACAACTACGATGTGTTCCTCCTGCAGGGTTACGGCAAACGCCGCTGGCAAGTTGGCCAGCAGTGCAATACCGATAGCCCGACGCTGCAACACGCGGATCTGAAGATCCTCGCCGAATTCGTTAAAACTGAAGAATGGGTTCTGGAACCCGGCGACATGCTCTATCTGCCGCCGCTTCTGGCCCACTGTGGTACCGCTGAGGATGACTGTATGACGTATTCCGTAGGCTTCCGGGCGCCAAGCGCCGCTGAAGTCCTGACCCATTTCACCGACTTTCTCGGCCAGTTCCTGCCTGACGAAGAGCGCTACAGCGACGCCGACGCGCAGCCGACCAGCGACCCGACGCAGATTCAGCGCGACGCCCTGGATCGCCTCAAGGCTCTGCTCGCCGAACACATGAGCGATGAGCGTCTGCTGATGACCTGGTTCGGCCAATTCATGACCGAACCCAAATATCCGGAGCTGATTGCCGGCATCGAGATCGACGAAGAAGGCTTCCTCGCCGGCCTGGAAAATGGCGCGATCCTGATCCGCAACCCCAGCGCGCGCATGGCCTGGTCGGAAGTTGGCGAAGACCTGGTGCTGTTCGCCAGTGGCCAGAGCCGCCTGCTTTCGGCCAGCCTGCGTGAGCTGCTGAAACTGGTCTGCTCCGCCGATGCCCTGCATATCGAAAACCTCGGCGCATGGCTTGCCGATGACGAAGGGCGTAACCTGCTGGTTGAACTGGTCAAACAAGGCAGCCTGGAGTTTGCTGATGAGTGA
- a CDS encoding GNAT family N-acetyltransferase, with protein sequence MSEVHVRLADWQKDNADLRRIRETVFIAEQAVPPELEWDAEDADAVHFLALEGDYPIGTARLLPDGHIGRVSVLKDWRGLNVGVALIQAVIAEAEKRGLTQQMLSAQVHATAFYEKLGFAIVSGEYLDAGIPHVDMVRHSA encoded by the coding sequence ATGAGTGAAGTACACGTTCGTCTGGCCGACTGGCAGAAGGACAATGCTGATCTGCGGCGCATTCGCGAAACCGTGTTTATCGCGGAACAAGCGGTGCCACCGGAGCTCGAATGGGATGCCGAAGACGCCGATGCCGTGCATTTTCTCGCCCTGGAAGGCGACTACCCGATCGGCACAGCTCGGCTGCTGCCCGACGGCCATATTGGCCGGGTCTCGGTACTCAAGGACTGGCGCGGCCTGAACGTGGGTGTCGCGCTGATTCAGGCGGTGATCGCGGAAGCGGAAAAACGCGGCCTGACGCAACAAATGCTCAGCGCTCAGGTGCATGCCACGGCCTTCTATGAAAAGCTCGGGTTTGCCATCGTCAGCGGGGAATACCTCGACGCCGGCATCCCCCACGTAGACATGGTGCGTCATAGCGCCTAG
- a CDS encoding histone acetyltransferase HPA2: protein MNDGNAPSNATEPLEPTELPAIEFQSPGRFAVHNPGNPGPDSPQVEPAPFTLGAHATLERFSQPEQARAHALALLQQAQRSLCIYSHDLEPWLYHHSSVQDACTRFLLASPRNQLRILLRDPSRAVKEGHRLLSLSRRLSSNLQIRKLHPDYPSEELAFLLADDRGLLFLPEIGQASGYALYQDPGRNRQRRAQFDQAWDTSITDADLRSFLL from the coding sequence ATGAACGACGGAAACGCCCCGAGTAATGCAACCGAGCCGCTGGAGCCTACAGAGCTTCCCGCCATCGAGTTTCAATCGCCGGGGCGTTTTGCTGTGCACAATCCGGGCAACCCCGGCCCAGATAGCCCGCAGGTGGAGCCGGCGCCGTTTACCCTCGGCGCACATGCAACACTGGAACGTTTCAGCCAGCCCGAACAGGCCCGTGCTCATGCCCTCGCGCTGTTGCAACAAGCGCAACGCAGCCTGTGCATCTACAGTCACGACCTGGAGCCCTGGCTCTACCACCACAGCAGCGTGCAAGATGCCTGTACGCGTTTTCTGCTGGCCAGCCCACGTAACCAACTGCGCATTCTGCTGCGCGACCCCAGCCGTGCGGTTAAAGAAGGCCACCGCCTGCTCAGCCTTTCGCGCCGGCTGTCCTCCAACCTGCAGATCCGCAAGCTACACCCGGACTACCCTAGTGAGGAGCTGGCGTTTCTTCTGGCCGATGACCGCGGCTTGCTGTTCCTGCCGGAAATTGGCCAGGCCAGCGGCTATGCCCTTTACCAGGACCCAGGCCGCAATCGCCAGCGTCGCGCACAGTTTGATCAAGCCTGGGACACCAGCATCACCGACGCTGATTTACGGAGTTTTCTGCTATGA
- a CDS encoding secretin N-terminal domain-containing protein, producing MKVRALLAASLLSCSLSLSAATEVIPLNFRTADEVLSVVQSVLGHKGKVNAYGNQLIVNAEPAKIAEVRALLQQLDTEPRRLLISVDTNESGFQSDRGYRADGTISAGDAEVQIGQGEINGRDQVRIIRRSTDSRSGGTQQVQATEGYPALIQVGQSVPLTTRGRDAYGQPYSNTQYRNVTRGFYVTASLSGERVHINISSNRDRLSQSQPGAIDVQSTDTRVSGRLGEWISIGGVSEQSQGEQGDFLQHRSTQGREDMSMRVKVEVVN from the coding sequence ATGAAGGTTCGTGCCCTGCTCGCCGCCTCGCTGTTGAGTTGTAGCCTGTCGCTCAGCGCCGCTACCGAAGTGATTCCGCTGAATTTCCGCACGGCTGATGAGGTGCTCAGCGTGGTGCAATCGGTACTCGGCCACAAGGGCAAGGTCAACGCCTATGGCAATCAGCTGATCGTCAATGCCGAACCGGCGAAGATTGCCGAGGTGCGCGCCCTGCTGCAGCAACTCGATACCGAACCGCGCCGCCTGCTGATCAGCGTCGACACCAATGAGTCGGGATTTCAGTCGGATCGCGGCTACCGCGCCGATGGCACGATCAGCGCGGGCGATGCAGAAGTGCAAATCGGCCAGGGCGAAATCAATGGTCGCGACCAGGTACGCATCATCCGCCGCAGCACCGATAGCCGCAGCGGCGGCACCCAGCAGGTACAGGCCACCGAGGGCTACCCGGCGCTGATTCAGGTCGGCCAGAGCGTGCCGCTGACTACGCGCGGGCGTGATGCCTATGGCCAGCCCTACAGCAATACCCAGTATCGCAATGTCACCCGCGGCTTCTACGTCACCGCCAGCCTTAGCGGTGAACGGGTGCATATCAATATCAGCAGCAACCGTGACCGCCTCAGCCAGTCGCAGCCCGGCGCTATCGATGTACAAAGCACCGATACACGGGTCAGTGGACGCTTAGGCGAGTGGATCAGCATCGGCGGTGTCAGCGAGCAGAGCCAGGGCGAGCAAGGCGACTTCTTGCAGCACCGCTCGACCCAGGGCCGTGAAGACATGAGCATGCGCGTCAAAGTTGAGGTAGTGAACTAG
- a CDS encoding isocitrate lyase, producing MSAYQNDIKAVAALKAAAGSSWSAIDPESVARMRAQNRFKTGLEIAQYTADIMRKDMAEYDADSSVYTQSLGCWHGFIGQQKLISIKKHLKTTNKRYLYLSGWMVAALRSDFGPLPDQSMHEKTSVSGLIEELYTFLRQADARELDLLFTALDAARAADDNAKAAEIQAQIDNYETHVVPIIADIDAGFGNPEATYLLAKKMIEAGACCIQIENQVSDEKQCGHQDGKVTVPHADFLAKINAVRYAFLELGIDNGVIVARTDSLGAGLTKQIAVTNQPGDLGDQYNSFLDCEEVSAADLNNGDVVLNRGGKLLRPKRLPSNLFQFRAGTGEARCVLDSITSLQNGADMLWIETEKPHVGQIAEMVNEIRKTIPNAKLVYNNSPSFNWTLNFRQQVFDAFTAEGKDVSAYDRAKLMSVEYDETELAQVADEKIRTFQRDGSAQAGIFHHLITLPTYHTAALSTDNLAKGYFADQGMLAYVKGVQRQEIRQGIACVKHQNMSGSDIGDAHKEYFAGEAALKAGGKDNTMNQFS from the coding sequence ATGTCAGCTTATCAAAACGACATCAAAGCCGTTGCCGCCCTTAAAGCCGCCGCAGGCAGCAGCTGGAGCGCTATCGACCCTGAGTCCGTGGCCCGCATGCGCGCCCAGAACCGCTTCAAGACCGGTCTGGAAATCGCTCAGTACACTGCCGACATCATGCGCAAAGACATGGCCGAGTACGATGCTGACTCCTCCGTCTACACCCAGTCCCTGGGCTGCTGGCATGGTTTCATCGGTCAGCAGAAGCTGATTTCGATCAAGAAGCACCTGAAGACCACCAACAAGCGCTACCTCTACCTGTCGGGTTGGATGGTTGCTGCTCTGCGTTCGGATTTCGGTCCGCTGCCGGATCAGTCCATGCACGAGAAAACCTCGGTTTCCGGTCTGATCGAAGAGCTGTACACCTTCCTGCGCCAGGCTGATGCCCGTGAGCTGGACCTGCTGTTCACCGCTCTGGACGCCGCTCGCGCTGCCGATGACAACGCCAAGGCTGCTGAAATCCAGGCGCAGATCGACAACTACGAAACTCACGTAGTACCAATCATCGCCGACATCGACGCTGGCTTCGGTAACCCGGAAGCCACTTACCTGCTGGCTAAGAAGATGATCGAAGCGGGTGCTTGCTGCATCCAGATCGAGAACCAGGTTTCCGACGAGAAGCAGTGCGGCCACCAGGACGGTAAAGTGACCGTTCCTCACGCCGACTTCCTGGCCAAGATCAACGCTGTTCGCTACGCATTCCTCGAGCTGGGTATCGACAACGGCGTGATCGTTGCGCGTACCGACTCCCTGGGTGCTGGCCTGACCAAGCAGATCGCTGTTACCAACCAGCCAGGCGACCTGGGCGACCAGTACAACTCCTTCCTCGATTGCGAAGAAGTTTCCGCTGCCGACCTGAACAACGGCGACGTCGTTCTGAACCGTGGTGGCAAGCTGCTGCGTCCTAAGCGCCTGCCTTCCAACCTGTTCCAGTTCCGTGCCGGCACCGGCGAAGCACGCTGCGTACTGGACAGCATCACTTCGCTGCAGAACGGCGCGGACATGCTGTGGATCGAAACCGAGAAGCCACACGTCGGCCAGATCGCAGAAATGGTTAACGAAATCCGTAAAACCATCCCGAACGCCAAGCTTGTTTACAACAACAGCCCATCGTTCAACTGGACCCTGAACTTCCGTCAGCAGGTATTCGATGCCTTCACCGCTGAAGGTAAGGACGTTTCCGCCTACGACCGCGCCAAGCTGATGAGCGTTGAGTACGACGAAACCGAACTGGCCCAGGTTGCTGACGAGAAGATCCGCACCTTCCAGCGTGACGGTTCTGCTCAGGCTGGTATCTTCCACCACCTGATCACTCTGCCGACTTACCACACCGCCGCGCTGTCCACCGACAACCTGGCCAAAGGTTACTTCGCAGACCAAGGCATGCTGGCCTACGTGAAAGGCGTTCAGCGTCAGGAAATCCGTCAAGGTATCGCCTGCGTTAAGCACCAGAACATGTCCGGTTCCGACATCGGCGACGCTCACAAAGAGTACTTCGCTGGTGAAGCGGCCCTGAAAGCCGGCGGCAAAGACAACACCATGAACCAGTTCAGCTAA
- a CDS encoding PhoX family protein gives MSQNNENSVLFGNGDELPSNASDNPHINQLIDGVGRRQVLAAGAALGTLAFLGSVMPGAAVAAEPTAKGLDKLHFRPRSKLPFTAIATNRLDSISVPAGYRATTFIPWGTPITGNYPAYLSDGSNSAQDQAEQLGMHHDGMHFFPIDAQRGSKKSDHGLLVLNHEYIDAPLLHANGPTLVAGKRSNAEEVRKEINAHGVSVVEVRRGLNGEWTVLPSARNRRITGATPMQISGPARGHVLLKTRYSPKGTATRGTLNNCSNGFTPWGTYLTCEENWAGYFASRDTDLPRELSRYGLRGSSRYGWDHLKGDEFERFDATRMTTTASADYRNEPNHFGWIVEIDPFAPESVPIKRTALGRFAHEGLVFAPVKSGRPVVCYSGDDSQNEYIYKYVSRDKYRPGRSNGRLLDEGTLYVARFAASGKGEWLALDIHDKKFQKACKAAGVSFADQGEVLINTRLAADVVGATKMDRPEWGAVNPDNGEVYFTLTNNSARTSTDAANPRPANAFGHIIRWRELSKDYAGRQFAWSLFMLAGPETDSIGPNGKPLTADNRLASPDGLWFDEEGRLWIQTDMSGSQLSSGPFGNNQMLVAEPRTGELKRFLVGPVGAEVTGITATPDFRTLFVNIQHPGEGSTATNLLSTWPDGPGQRPRSATVIITREDGRRLL, from the coding sequence ATGAGCCAAAATAATGAAAACTCAGTGCTGTTCGGCAATGGCGATGAATTGCCCAGCAATGCGTCCGATAACCCGCATATCAATCAGCTGATCGACGGTGTAGGCCGTCGGCAGGTGTTGGCCGCCGGTGCAGCGCTCGGCACCCTGGCCTTTCTCGGCAGTGTTATGCCTGGCGCCGCGGTTGCGGCAGAACCAACCGCCAAAGGCCTGGACAAGCTGCACTTTAGACCGCGCAGCAAGCTGCCCTTCACGGCTATCGCGACCAACCGCTTAGACAGCATCAGCGTACCGGCCGGTTACCGCGCCACCACCTTTATCCCCTGGGGTACGCCGATTACCGGTAATTATCCGGCTTATCTGAGTGACGGTAGCAACAGCGCCCAGGATCAGGCCGAGCAACTGGGCATGCACCATGACGGCATGCATTTCTTCCCGATCGACGCCCAGCGCGGCAGCAAGAAAAGCGACCACGGTCTGCTGGTGCTCAACCACGAATATATCGACGCGCCGCTGCTGCACGCGAATGGCCCGACGCTGGTAGCCGGCAAACGCAGCAACGCCGAAGAAGTGCGTAAGGAAATCAATGCCCACGGCGTTTCAGTGGTGGAAGTACGCCGTGGCCTGAATGGCGAATGGACGGTGTTGCCGAGCGCCAGAAACCGCCGAATCACCGGCGCCACGCCTATGCAGATCAGCGGTCCGGCGCGTGGCCATGTGCTGCTGAAAACCCGCTACAGCCCCAAAGGCACGGCCACCCGCGGCACCCTGAATAATTGCTCTAACGGTTTTACCCCGTGGGGCACCTACCTGACCTGCGAAGAGAATTGGGCTGGCTACTTTGCTAGCCGCGATACCGACTTGCCACGCGAACTGAGCCGCTACGGCCTGCGCGGCAGCAGCCGCTACGGCTGGGATCACCTCAAGGGCGATGAGTTCGAGCGTTTCGATGCCACGCGTATGACCACCACGGCCAGCGCGGACTATCGCAACGAACCCAACCACTTTGGCTGGATCGTCGAAATTGACCCATTTGCGCCGGAGTCTGTGCCCATCAAGCGCACGGCGCTCGGTCGCTTCGCCCACGAAGGCCTGGTGTTCGCCCCGGTGAAATCAGGCCGCCCGGTGGTGTGTTACTCCGGCGACGATTCACAGAACGAGTACATCTACAAATACGTCAGCCGTGACAAATACCGTCCAGGCCGCAGCAATGGCCGTTTGCTCGACGAAGGCACGCTGTATGTCGCGCGCTTCGCTGCCAGCGGCAAAGGCGAATGGCTGGCGCTGGATATCCACGACAAGAAATTCCAGAAAGCCTGCAAGGCCGCCGGGGTGAGTTTTGCCGACCAGGGTGAGGTATTGATCAATACCCGTCTGGCGGCTGACGTGGTTGGCGCCACCAAGATGGATCGCCCGGAATGGGGCGCGGTCAACCCGGACAATGGCGAGGTGTACTTCACCCTGACCAACAACAGTGCCCGGACCAGCACCGATGCTGCCAATCCGCGCCCAGCCAACGCGTTCGGCCATATCATCCGTTGGCGTGAGCTGAGCAAGGATTACGCCGGACGCCAGTTTGCCTGGAGCCTGTTTATGCTGGCAGGCCCCGAGACCGACAGTATCGGTCCGAACGGTAAACCGCTGACAGCGGACAACCGCCTGGCCAGCCCCGACGGACTGTGGTTCGACGAAGAAGGCCGGCTTTGGATTCAGACCGACATGAGTGGCAGCCAATTGAGCAGCGGGCCGTTCGGCAATAACCAGATGCTGGTGGCCGAGCCGCGTACCGGTGAACTCAAGCGGTTCCTGGTCGGGCCTGTGGGCGCCGAGGTGACCGGCATTACTGCAACCCCGGACTTCCGCACCCTGTTCGTCAATATCCAGCACCCGGGCGAAGGCTCAACGGCGACCAACCTGCTCAGCACCTGGCCTGATGGCCCAGGTCAGCGTCCGCGCTCGGCTACCGTGATCATCACCCGCGAAGACGGCCGTCGGTTGCTCTAA
- a CDS encoding DUF4442 domain-containing protein: protein MSSNRLSRIVGKIQQLPSALQSPALSLLFGSQVKFAGTAKVRVHTLTQQQAVMSIANKRKVQNHIKGVHAAAMALLAESATGFLVGMNVPDDKLPLIKSLKVDYLKRATGSLRGVASLTPEQIQAIHTQEKGEVLVTVTVTDEAGIQPVQCEMLWAWVSKKR, encoded by the coding sequence ATGTCCAGCAATCGCTTGAGTCGTATCGTCGGCAAAATCCAGCAACTGCCCAGCGCCCTGCAAAGCCCGGCGCTGTCGCTGCTGTTTGGCTCTCAGGTGAAGTTCGCCGGCACCGCCAAGGTGCGCGTGCATACGCTGACCCAACAGCAGGCGGTGATGAGCATCGCCAACAAGCGCAAGGTGCAGAACCACATCAAGGGCGTACACGCCGCAGCCATGGCGCTGCTGGCTGAGTCCGCCACGGGCTTTCTGGTCGGCATGAATGTACCCGATGACAAACTGCCGCTGATCAAGAGCCTCAAGGTCGACTACCTCAAGCGTGCCACCGGCAGCCTGCGCGGCGTGGCCAGCCTGACACCCGAGCAGATTCAAGCCATCCACACTCAGGAGAAAGGCGAAGTACTGGTTACCGTGACCGTGACCGATGAAGCCGGCATCCAGCCGGTCCAGTGTGAAATGCTCTGGGCCTGGGTCAGCAAGAAGCGCTGA
- a CDS encoding pectin acetylesterase-family hydrolase, producing the protein MSVAITLRRCAAPLMVSALAMPVQAEQGDYNFWQTLSNLVVAPAADNKVTPAQRLGPYPLLANPSGFNSGFKPANYYAWQTVQMAPQTGAVCGNGSPYKFFVNRVPNTRNTIIYLEGGGACWDYASCTRQSGIRGARNPDGIPNDYMSLLNPGASLVSPFVVRLHPWTRVKTQNWNMVYVPYCTGDIYSGDKVAVYEDPQSQQAPLIWHHNGLRNMRAVVGWLKDNLPRPTQMLTTGCSAGGAGSLTNYAPTRQDIAPTRSFLINDSGPVFSAISGGGNEAYPSLPLQGFIRNAWGLDAGPLPYLQSRLPGLNLNNLGSIYPALSSNLAADRMGHTHFWKDLNYSSYSYERFYPEIINAPNQAAKEALIHAKWDVDTGRLRNELANLPNVGGYFPQYRAVNESHCTSIIEFANADIQEQNLQLDDFVNNVMNGSGPVLDASEQSDTADRNKPFNLLYYALDQLL; encoded by the coding sequence ATGTCTGTAGCGATAACACTTCGGCGCTGTGCTGCGCCACTGATGGTTTCGGCCCTGGCTATGCCTGTGCAGGCCGAGCAGGGCGATTACAACTTCTGGCAAACCCTGAGCAACCTGGTGGTGGCGCCGGCGGCAGATAACAAGGTCACCCCGGCGCAACGTCTTGGGCCGTACCCGCTGCTGGCCAACCCGAGCGGTTTCAACAGTGGCTTCAAACCGGCCAACTACTACGCCTGGCAAACCGTGCAAATGGCCCCGCAAACCGGCGCCGTGTGTGGCAACGGCTCGCCGTACAAATTCTTCGTCAACCGCGTGCCCAATACCCGCAACACCATCATCTACCTGGAGGGCGGCGGGGCCTGCTGGGACTACGCCAGTTGCACCCGACAGAGCGGCATTCGCGGCGCACGTAACCCCGACGGCATTCCCAATGACTACATGAGCTTGCTTAACCCAGGTGCCAGTCTGGTCAGCCCCTTCGTGGTGCGCCTGCATCCCTGGACGCGAGTGAAAACCCAGAACTGGAATATGGTCTATGTGCCGTATTGCACCGGCGACATCTACTCCGGCGACAAGGTCGCGGTCTATGAAGATCCACAAAGCCAGCAGGCGCCGCTGATCTGGCACCACAACGGCCTGCGCAATATGCGGGCGGTGGTGGGCTGGCTGAAAGACAACCTGCCGCGCCCGACGCAGATGCTGACCACCGGTTGCAGCGCTGGCGGTGCCGGCAGTCTGACCAACTACGCACCAACCCGGCAGGACATCGCACCGACGCGCAGCTTCCTGATCAACGACTCCGGACCGGTGTTCTCGGCCATCAGTGGCGGGGGTAACGAGGCCTATCCGTCCTTGCCATTGCAGGGTTTTATCCGCAATGCCTGGGGGCTGGATGCCGGGCCCTTGCCGTACCTGCAGTCGCGTTTGCCGGGGCTTAACCTGAACAACCTGGGCAGCATCTATCCGGCGTTGTCGAGCAACCTGGCGGCTGATCGCATGGGCCATACGCACTTTTGGAAGGATTTGAATTACTCGTCCTATTCCTATGAGCGTTTTTACCCGGAAATCATCAACGCACCGAACCAGGCCGCCAAGGAGGCGCTGATCCACGCCAAGTGGGATGTGGACACCGGCAGGCTGCGTAACGAGCTGGCCAACCTGCCGAATGTCGGCGGTTACTTCCCGCAGTACCGCGCGGTCAATGAAAGCCACTGCACCAGCATCATCGAGTTTGCCAACGCGGATATTCAGGAGCAGAACCTGCAGCTGGATGACTTCGTCAATAACGTGATGAATGGCAGCGGCCCGGTACTGGATGCCTCTGAGCAGAGCGATACCGCCGACCGCAACAAACCCTTCAACCTGCTGTACTACGCGCTCGACCAGCTGTTGTGA
- a CDS encoding methyl-accepting chemotaxis protein: MTGQLTELVGQVSAQAQRSEAAMERQRHETDQVATAINEMSAAAHEVAQSAQGAAEAAQKTDTEGQAAKKVVDGSIERIHTPVQDIRDSGVSLDTLQKDVSSIVSVLDVIRSIAEQTNLLALNAAIEAARAGEAGRGFAVVADEVRALASRTQQSTQEIQGMIDRLQKGTQDAVTAMRRSSDAGDVSSEQANRAGTSLDAIAQLIGTINAMNAQIASAAEEQTAVAEEINRSVHKIAVAVDSVADETQQGAQTARNLAGLGERLGALVRQFRI; encoded by the coding sequence ATGACAGGCCAGCTGACTGAACTGGTCGGCCAGGTATCGGCCCAGGCGCAGCGCTCGGAAGCGGCCATGGAGCGTCAGCGCCATGAGACCGATCAGGTGGCGACCGCAATCAATGAAATGTCCGCTGCCGCCCATGAAGTTGCGCAAAGCGCTCAGGGCGCAGCAGAAGCGGCGCAGAAGACCGACACCGAAGGCCAGGCAGCGAAAAAGGTGGTCGATGGCAGTATCGAGCGCATTCACACCCCGGTACAGGACATCCGCGACAGCGGCGTATCGCTCGACACTCTACAAAAAGACGTATCGTCGATTGTCAGCGTGCTCGATGTGATTCGCTCCATCGCCGAGCAGACCAACCTGCTGGCCCTCAACGCCGCCATCGAAGCGGCACGTGCGGGTGAAGCGGGGCGCGGCTTTGCCGTGGTGGCCGACGAGGTGCGCGCGCTGGCCAGCCGTACGCAGCAGAGCACCCAGGAAATTCAGGGCATGATCGACCGTCTGCAAAAGGGCACCCAGGATGCGGTGACCGCGATGCGCCGCTCCAGTGATGCCGGTGATGTCAGCAGCGAGCAGGCCAACCGCGCCGGCACATCGCTGGATGCCATCGCGCAATTGATTGGCACCATCAACGCGATGAACGCGCAGATTGCCAGTGCTGCCGAAGAGCAAACCGCCGTGGCCGAAGAGATCAACCGCAGCGTGCACAAGATTGCCGTGGCGGTGGACAGCGTGGCCGACGAAACCCAGCAGGGCGCGCAGACCGCGCGCAACCTGGCCGGGCTGGGCGAACGCCTGGGCGCACTGGTGCGTCAGTTCCGCATCTAG